Proteins encoded by one window of Brevibacterium atlanticum:
- a CDS encoding protein-L-isoaspartate O-methyltransferase family protein: MVEASQTGLDEEAEMNRTVKAIAVDRAFECVRREHFLPQDQRAWATADVPLDIGWGQTNSQPSTVADMLELLAPECGDSVLDVGAGSGWTAALLAVIVGPEGRIVGVERHSELIARARGAVEDSFAEAGLGPGTDAQSPAPIEFVQARPGVLGAPERGPFDRILVSAGAGHLPEVLVDQLAVGGVMVIPVGEEMLRVERRGEDIGSAEVTRHGRYRFVPLVVE; this comes from the coding sequence ATGGTCGAAGCATCACAGACCGGACTCGACGAGGAGGCCGAGATGAACCGCACAGTGAAGGCGATCGCTGTCGATCGGGCATTCGAATGTGTCCGGCGGGAGCATTTCCTGCCGCAGGATCAGCGGGCGTGGGCGACTGCGGATGTGCCGCTCGACATCGGCTGGGGCCAGACGAATTCCCAGCCGAGCACCGTTGCTGACATGCTCGAACTTCTGGCGCCGGAGTGCGGCGACTCGGTCCTTGACGTCGGCGCTGGGTCGGGGTGGACTGCGGCGCTGCTCGCCGTCATCGTCGGGCCCGAAGGGCGGATCGTCGGAGTTGAGCGTCATTCGGAGCTGATCGCACGGGCGAGGGGAGCCGTCGAGGATTCCTTCGCCGAGGCGGGGCTCGGGCCGGGCACGGATGCTCAGTCTCCTGCGCCGATCGAGTTCGTCCAGGCGCGTCCGGGTGTCCTCGGGGCACCGGAGCGCGGGCCTTTCGACCGGATCCTCGTCTCTGCGGGGGCCGGTCATCTGCCGGAAGTTCTTGTCGACCAGCTGGCCGTCGGGGGAGTGATGGTCATTCCGGTCGGTGAGGAGATGCTGCGCGTGGAACGGCGGGGAGAGGACATCGGAAGCGCCGAGGTGACCCGTCACGGCCGTTACCGTTTCGTCCCGCTCGTGGTGGAGTAG
- a CDS encoding adenine phosphoribosyltransferase, translating to MTQSDLSRAQSLITSIPDYPEPGVIFRDISPLLADGPAMRAVTEALIEPFDGRFDIVGGLEARGFLFAGTIAAMTGVGILPIRKAGKLPKPAAAVSYSLEYGTATIEGPDVLEKGERVLLVDDILATGGTLTAAQSLVNDLGAEVVGSAVVLELTELGGRELTGDVHAVFAD from the coding sequence GTGACTCAATCCGATCTCTCCCGCGCGCAGAGCCTCATCACCTCGATTCCCGACTACCCCGAGCCGGGGGTGATCTTCCGCGACATCTCCCCGCTGCTGGCCGACGGCCCGGCGATGCGAGCCGTCACCGAGGCGCTCATCGAACCCTTCGACGGACGCTTCGACATCGTCGGCGGGCTCGAGGCCCGCGGCTTCCTCTTCGCCGGCACCATCGCGGCGATGACCGGTGTGGGCATCCTGCCCATCCGCAAGGCAGGCAAGCTGCCGAAGCCCGCGGCCGCGGTCTCCTACTCCCTCGAATACGGCACCGCAACGATCGAAGGCCCCGACGTCCTGGAGAAGGGCGAGCGCGTTCTACTCGTCGACGACATCCTCGCCACCGGCGGAACGCTGACCGCCGCGCAGTCGCTGGTCAACGACCTCGGCGCCGAAGTCGTCGGCTCAGCCGTCGTCCTCGAACTCACCGAGCTCGGCGGTCGGGAACTCACCGGCGACGTTCACGCGGTATTCGCGGACTGA
- a CDS encoding aldo/keto reductase, whose product MTVPTLTLNDGKTIPQLGFGVFKVDPDETERIVTDALEVGYRHIDTAAVYGNEEGVGRAIAKSGIARDELFVTTKLWNDRHGAEESKRALGESLEKLGLDHVDLYLIHWPTPENKNSVETWEAFPGYRDQGLTTSIGVSNFDYRFLPEILDTGIIPAVDQIEVHPQFQQVDTRPLLTEHDIKIEAWGPLGQGKVDYASTVIGEIAAAHEKSWAQAIIRWHLQKGHIVFPKSNNRDRMAQNFDVFDFELTDAEVASIDALENGGRVSADPAEVN is encoded by the coding sequence ATGACCGTTCCCACACTCACCCTCAACGACGGCAAGACCATCCCTCAGCTGGGCTTCGGCGTGTTCAAGGTCGATCCCGATGAGACCGAACGCATCGTCACCGATGCCCTCGAGGTCGGCTACCGCCACATCGACACCGCCGCCGTCTACGGCAACGAGGAAGGTGTGGGTCGTGCGATCGCGAAGTCCGGCATCGCCCGTGACGAGCTGTTCGTGACCACGAAGCTCTGGAACGACCGCCACGGCGCCGAGGAGTCGAAGCGAGCCCTGGGCGAGAGCCTCGAGAAGCTCGGCCTCGACCATGTCGACCTCTACCTCATCCACTGGCCGACCCCGGAGAACAAGAACTCCGTGGAGACCTGGGAAGCCTTCCCCGGCTACCGCGATCAGGGACTGACCACCTCCATCGGTGTGTCGAACTTCGACTACCGCTTCCTGCCCGAGATCCTCGACACCGGCATCATCCCGGCCGTCGACCAGATCGAGGTCCACCCGCAGTTCCAGCAGGTCGACACCCGTCCGCTGCTGACCGAGCACGACATCAAGATCGAGGCCTGGGGTCCGCTCGGACAGGGCAAGGTCGACTACGCGTCCACCGTCATCGGTGAGATCGCCGCCGCGCACGAGAAGTCCTGGGCGCAGGCCATCATCCGCTGGCACCTGCAGAAGGGTCACATCGTCTTCCCGAAGTCGAACAACCGTGACCGCATGGCCCAGAACTTCGACGTCTTCGACTTCGAACTCACCGACGCCGAGGTGGCCTCCATCGATGCGCTGGAGAACGGCGGCCGCGTGTCTGCCGATCCCGCCGAGGTGAACTGA
- the ilvN gene encoding acetolactate synthase small subunit produces the protein MNNRHTLSVLVENKPGVLTRFTGLIARRGFNIHSLAVGVTEYDELSRITVVVDVNDVPLEQVTKQLNKLVNVIKIVELEPETSVRRAHIIYKVKANAATRPQVASAVEMFRAKIVDVGPDSVSIEATGELGKVDALREVLEPFGIKEIVQSGTVAIGRGAKSITDRALRG, from the coding sequence ATGAACAACCGGCACACACTCTCAGTCCTGGTCGAGAACAAGCCCGGTGTGCTCACCCGCTTCACCGGACTCATCGCCCGCCGCGGCTTCAACATCCACAGCCTCGCTGTGGGCGTGACCGAATACGACGAGCTCTCCCGCATCACCGTCGTCGTCGACGTCAACGACGTGCCGCTGGAGCAGGTGACGAAGCAGCTGAACAAGCTCGTCAACGTCATCAAGATCGTCGAGCTCGAACCCGAGACCTCGGTGCGGCGGGCGCACATCATCTACAAGGTCAAGGCGAATGCGGCGACCAGGCCGCAGGTCGCCTCGGCGGTGGAGATGTTCCGCGCGAAGATCGTCGACGTCGGACCGGACTCGGTGAGCATCGAAGCCACCGGAGAGCTCGGCAAGGTCGATGCTCTCCGCGAGGTCCTCGAGCCCTTCGGGATCAAGGAGATCGTGCAGTCGGGCACCGTGGCCATCGGCCGCGGGGCGAAATCGATCACCGACCGCGCTCTGCGCGGTTGA
- a CDS encoding ABC transporter ATP-binding protein, translating to MSMPRLDRDDEVEQLPPDIAKKARVLLLSLVRPHRAMAIFLLVIVVLTAGALVIGPVFIAQALDEGIPRAVNGDTGPLFTAVGLFVAAAVASAVLAFTSTRLVGITAQKILFSLRSRVFAHVQRLDLGYHEKSTSGRLVSRQTSDMESVQQFLSYSLFDTALAVLQMLFIAITLVWLDVPLALVVFAGFVPLFFITKSAHTSQRSAYRRTRTSIAKVIVHFVETMGGIRAVQAYRRQPDRRSTLSDEDIQYRDANTDALRGVAWFAGSTRLVGNVTQTVIIVVGAWLVIEDWTQVGVLAAFILYLRRFYGPLDELVQSFNLYQSASAALEKIAAVLDAEPAVAEPAQPVHLPARSGSAGGGSGRSLDLDGVQFAYADGPDVLPRFDLHVPAGEIVALVGATGAGKSTLVKLVTRFYDPSQGRVAIDGVDLRDLQDAELRSSVVMVTQESFLFAGTIADNIRIGNPGASDEAVVAAARAVGLDGYIRRLPDGYDTDVKKRGGRLSSGQRQLVSFARVFLADPDIVVLDEATAHLDIPSERLVQDALATVLEGRTAIIIAHRLSTVEIADRVLVMDSGRIIEDGSPDQLISGTGKFAQLHQAWRDSLV from the coding sequence ATGAGCATGCCGCGACTCGATCGTGACGACGAGGTCGAGCAGCTGCCGCCGGACATTGCGAAGAAGGCGCGGGTGCTGCTGCTCTCACTCGTGCGCCCGCATCGGGCGATGGCGATCTTCCTTCTCGTCATCGTCGTGCTCACGGCCGGTGCCCTCGTCATCGGTCCGGTGTTCATCGCCCAGGCCCTCGATGAGGGGATTCCGCGGGCGGTCAACGGTGACACCGGACCGCTCTTCACCGCGGTGGGGCTGTTCGTCGCCGCCGCGGTGGCGTCGGCGGTGCTCGCGTTCACCTCGACGAGGCTCGTGGGGATCACGGCGCAGAAGATCCTCTTCTCGCTGCGTTCGCGGGTGTTCGCGCATGTGCAGCGGCTCGATCTGGGCTATCACGAGAAGTCGACCTCGGGCCGGTTGGTGTCGCGGCAGACCTCGGATATGGAGTCGGTGCAGCAGTTCCTGTCGTATTCGCTCTTCGACACGGCGCTGGCCGTGCTCCAGATGCTCTTCATCGCGATCACGCTGGTCTGGCTCGATGTGCCCTTGGCGCTCGTCGTCTTCGCCGGGTTCGTTCCGCTGTTCTTCATCACGAAGTCGGCGCACACCTCGCAGCGCAGCGCGTACCGGCGCACGCGCACGTCGATCGCGAAGGTCATCGTCCACTTCGTCGAGACGATGGGCGGCATCCGCGCTGTCCAGGCCTACCGTCGGCAGCCCGACCGGCGCTCGACGCTCAGCGACGAGGACATCCAGTACCGGGATGCGAACACCGATGCGCTGCGAGGAGTCGCCTGGTTCGCAGGCTCGACTCGGCTGGTCGGCAACGTCACGCAGACGGTCATCATCGTCGTCGGCGCATGGCTGGTCATCGAGGACTGGACGCAGGTCGGGGTGCTCGCCGCGTTCATCCTCTATCTGCGGCGGTTCTACGGCCCGCTCGACGAACTCGTGCAGTCGTTCAACCTCTATCAGTCCGCCTCGGCGGCGTTGGAGAAGATCGCCGCGGTCCTCGACGCGGAACCCGCAGTCGCCGAACCGGCCCAACCCGTTCACCTGCCCGCGCGGTCGGGGTCGGCTGGTGGAGGGTCGGGGCGCTCACTCGATCTGGACGGCGTCCAGTTCGCCTATGCGGACGGGCCCGATGTGCTCCCCCGCTTCGATCTGCATGTTCCTGCCGGAGAGATCGTCGCCCTCGTCGGTGCCACCGGCGCCGGCAAGTCGACGCTGGTCAAGCTCGTCACCCGGTTCTACGATCCGAGCCAGGGTCGCGTCGCGATCGACGGGGTGGATCTGCGTGATCTTCAGGATGCGGAACTGCGCTCGTCGGTGGTCATGGTCACCCAGGAGTCGTTCCTCTTCGCCGGCACGATCGCCGACAACATCCGCATCGGGAATCCGGGCGCCAGCGACGAGGCGGTCGTCGCCGCAGCTCGCGCCGTCGGCCTCGACGGATACATCCGTCGGCTGCCCGACGGGTATGACACGGATGTGAAGAAGCGCGGCGGGCGGCTGAGCTCGGGGCAGCGTCAGCTGGTGTCGTTCGCGCGGGTGTTCCTCGCCGACCCGGATATCGTCGTGCTCGACGAGGCGACCGCCCACCTCGACATCCCGTCGGAGCGCCTCGTCCAGGATGCGCTCGCGACGGTGCTCGAGGGACGGACGGCGATCATCATCGCCCACCGACTCTCGACCGTCGAGATCGCCGACCGGGTCCTCGTCATGGATTCCGGGCGGATCATCGAGGACGGTAGCCCGGACCAACTCATCTCCGGCACCGGCAAGTTCGCGCAGCTGCATCAGGCATGGCGCGACTCGCTCGTGTAG
- a CDS encoding D-2-hydroxyacid dehydrogenase family protein: MRIVVLDDYQQVAADFADWNVLDADVEFVDRPVIDDDDLVATLTGAEVVVAMRERTAFTAGRLSRLSDLRLLVTTGRVNASIDLEAARGQGIIVCGTESTTSATPELTWGLILSVLRSIPAEDASVRGGGWQTTVGGDLDGHRLGVVGLGRLGAKVARVGAAFGMDVVAWSQNLDADRADGLGVRAVSKEELFSTADVVTIHYKLSDRSRGLLSAAELELMKPGSILVNTSRAGLVDTEALINALEAGRIRGAGLDVHDLEPLPADHRLRRTPRTVLTPHLGYVTEDTYRIFFSQAVEDIAAWATGEPIRVLT, encoded by the coding sequence ATGCGCATCGTCGTACTCGATGACTATCAGCAGGTGGCCGCCGATTTCGCGGACTGGAACGTCCTCGATGCCGATGTCGAGTTCGTCGACCGTCCCGTCATCGACGACGATGACCTGGTCGCGACGCTCACCGGCGCCGAGGTGGTCGTGGCCATGCGTGAGAGAACGGCGTTCACCGCCGGTCGGCTCTCCCGGCTGTCGGACCTGCGACTGCTCGTGACCACGGGGCGGGTCAACGCCTCGATCGATCTGGAGGCGGCCCGAGGCCAGGGCATCATCGTCTGCGGGACCGAGTCGACCACCTCGGCGACTCCGGAGCTGACCTGGGGGCTCATCCTTTCGGTGCTGCGCAGCATTCCCGCCGAGGATGCCTCGGTGCGTGGTGGAGGCTGGCAGACCACGGTCGGGGGTGACCTCGACGGGCACCGCCTCGGTGTGGTCGGTCTGGGGCGCCTGGGTGCCAAGGTGGCCCGCGTCGGTGCGGCCTTCGGCATGGATGTCGTGGCCTGGAGTCAGAACCTCGATGCTGATCGGGCTGACGGCCTCGGTGTGCGAGCTGTGAGCAAGGAGGAACTGTTCTCGACCGCGGACGTGGTGACGATCCACTACAAACTCAGCGACCGCAGCCGGGGGCTGCTCTCGGCTGCGGAACTCGAACTCATGAAGCCGGGCAGCATCCTCGTCAACACCTCCCGAGCAGGCCTCGTCGACACCGAAGCACTCATCAATGCACTCGAGGCGGGGCGGATCCGGGGTGCCGGGCTCGACGTCCACGACCTCGAACCGCTGCCGGCCGACCACCGGTTGCGCCGCACCCCGCGGACCGTGCTCACCCCGCATCTGGGCTATGTCACCGAAGACACCTATCGGATCTTCTTCTCTCAGGCGGTCGAGGACATCGCGGCCTGGGCGACTGGGGAGCCGATCCGCGTACTCACCTGA
- the ilvC gene encoding ketol-acid reductoisomerase: MAAERYYDDDADLSVIQAKKVAVIGYGSQGHAHSLSLRDSGAEVRIGLKEGSPSRDKATAEGLEVGTPAEVAAWADVITIAAPDQVQAEIFNNEIKDQLAPGKTLVFIHGFNIRYDYIKAPEGVDVIMVAPKGPGHVVRREFVDGRGVPVLVAVEVDASGKAWDTVLSYAKGIGGLRAGGIKTTFTEETESDLFGEQTVLCGGVSHLVQYGFEVLTEAGYQPEIAYFEVLHELKLIVDLMVEGGIAKQRWSCSDTAEYGDYVAGPRVITPDVKKNMEAVLADIQNGKFAERFMNDQKNGAPEFKELRAKEETHPIEATGRELRKMFAWLKDSDDDYTEGTAAR, translated from the coding sequence ATGGCAGCAGAACGCTATTACGACGACGATGCCGACCTGTCCGTCATCCAGGCCAAGAAGGTCGCCGTCATCGGCTACGGCAGCCAGGGCCACGCCCATTCTCTGAGTCTGCGCGACTCCGGCGCCGAAGTCCGCATCGGCCTCAAGGAAGGCTCGCCCAGCCGCGACAAGGCCACGGCCGAAGGCCTCGAGGTCGGCACCCCCGCCGAGGTGGCCGCATGGGCCGATGTCATCACCATCGCCGCACCCGACCAGGTCCAGGCCGAGATCTTCAACAACGAGATCAAGGATCAGCTGGCACCGGGCAAGACCCTCGTGTTCATCCACGGCTTCAACATCCGCTACGACTACATCAAGGCTCCCGAGGGCGTCGACGTCATCATGGTCGCCCCGAAGGGACCCGGCCACGTGGTCCGTCGTGAGTTCGTCGACGGCCGCGGTGTGCCCGTGCTCGTCGCCGTCGAGGTCGACGCCTCCGGCAAGGCCTGGGACACCGTCCTGTCCTACGCCAAGGGCATCGGCGGCCTGCGCGCCGGCGGTATCAAGACCACCTTCACCGAGGAAACCGAGTCGGATCTCTTCGGCGAGCAGACCGTGCTCTGCGGTGGTGTCTCGCACCTCGTGCAGTACGGCTTCGAGGTCCTCACTGAGGCCGGCTACCAGCCGGAGATCGCCTACTTCGAGGTCCTCCACGAGCTCAAGCTCATCGTCGACCTCATGGTCGAGGGCGGCATCGCCAAGCAGCGCTGGTCCTGTTCCGACACCGCCGAGTACGGCGACTACGTCGCCGGACCTCGCGTCATCACCCCTGACGTGAAGAAGAACATGGAAGCGGTCCTCGCCGACATCCAGAACGGCAAGTTCGCCGAGCGCTTCATGAACGACCAGAAGAACGGCGCACCGGAGTTCAAGGAACTGCGCGCCAAGGAAGAGACGCACCCGATCGAGGCCACCGGCCGTGAGCTGCGGAAGATGTTCGCCTGGCTCAAGGACAGCGACGACGACTACACCGAGGGCACTGCCGCTCGCTGA
- a CDS encoding acetolactate synthase large subunit — protein sequence MAAKPSTAKDTGTQPAATPVTATPSSIRRAAGPEVLTGAQAIVRSLEKLEVDTVFGLPGGTILPTYDPLFETEKIRHILVRHEQGAGHAAEGYAASSGKLGVCIATSGPGATNLITALADAHMDSVPMLAITGQQASSLLGTDAFQEADIVGMTMPVTKHSFLVTKAEDIPAAIINAHHIATTGRPGPVLVDITKDAQTGTAPFVWPEEPVLPGYRPVLKPHAKQIREAARLISEAARPVFYIGGGVIRSEAEKELLRLAEATNIPVATTLMARGAFPDSHRLHLGMPGMHGSVPAVTAFQKSDLLIAIGARFDDRVTGKLDSFAPDAQVIHADIDPAEIGKNREVDVAIVGDAREVLAEMLGELRGKFPKALERQREPWWRFLNRLKQTYPLGYDRHGELCDPQYVISRISALTGPEAVYAAGVGQHQMWAAQFVEFERPKSWLNSGGLGTMGYSVPAAMGAKVAQPDRVVWAIDGDGCFQMTNQELATCALNNIPIKVAIINNSSLGMVRQWQTLFYDGRYSNTDLNTGHETIRIPDFVKLAEAYGCEALRVDRNEDVDAAIEKALSINDRPVVLDFTVPPDAMVWPMVAAGVSNDEIEYARGIRPEFDGEGEEEAEAAIAEADADEDGTVRSVAQIEGGLE from the coding sequence ATGGCAGCCAAGCCCTCGACCGCGAAGGACACGGGGACTCAACCCGCGGCCACGCCGGTCACCGCCACACCGTCCAGTATTCGTCGCGCAGCCGGCCCTGAGGTCCTCACGGGAGCCCAGGCGATCGTCCGCAGCCTCGAGAAGCTCGAGGTCGACACGGTGTTCGGGCTTCCCGGCGGGACCATCCTTCCCACCTATGACCCGCTGTTCGAGACCGAGAAGATCCGGCACATCCTCGTCCGCCACGAACAGGGTGCGGGTCATGCCGCTGAGGGCTACGCGGCCTCTTCGGGCAAGCTCGGCGTCTGCATCGCGACCTCCGGCCCCGGTGCGACGAACCTCATCACGGCACTTGCCGACGCCCACATGGACTCGGTGCCGATGCTCGCGATCACCGGTCAGCAGGCCTCGAGCCTGCTCGGCACCGACGCCTTCCAAGAGGCCGACATCGTGGGCATGACGATGCCGGTGACCAAGCACAGCTTCCTCGTCACGAAGGCCGAGGACATCCCGGCCGCCATCATCAACGCCCACCACATCGCGACCACGGGCCGTCCCGGACCCGTGCTCGTCGACATCACGAAGGACGCGCAGACGGGCACCGCGCCGTTCGTGTGGCCCGAGGAGCCCGTGCTGCCCGGCTACCGCCCGGTCCTCAAACCGCACGCCAAGCAGATCCGTGAGGCCGCACGGCTGATCTCCGAGGCCGCCCGGCCGGTCTTCTACATCGGCGGCGGCGTCATCCGCTCCGAGGCCGAGAAGGAACTGCTGCGCCTGGCCGAGGCGACGAACATCCCCGTGGCCACGACCCTGATGGCCCGCGGCGCCTTCCCCGACTCGCACCGCCTCCACCTGGGCATGCCCGGAATGCATGGCAGCGTGCCCGCAGTGACCGCGTTCCAGAAGTCCGATCTGCTCATCGCGATCGGCGCCCGCTTCGATGACCGCGTCACCGGCAAGCTCGACTCCTTCGCCCCCGACGCGCAGGTCATCCACGCCGACATCGACCCGGCCGAGATCGGGAAGAACCGCGAGGTCGACGTCGCCATCGTCGGCGATGCGCGCGAAGTGCTCGCCGAGATGCTGGGCGAGCTGCGCGGCAAGTTCCCCAAGGCCCTCGAACGTCAGCGCGAGCCGTGGTGGCGCTTCCTCAACCGCCTCAAGCAGACCTACCCGCTCGGCTACGACCGACACGGCGAGCTCTGCGACCCGCAGTACGTGATCTCGCGGATCTCCGCCCTCACCGGCCCCGAGGCGGTCTACGCCGCCGGCGTCGGACAGCACCAGATGTGGGCCGCTCAGTTCGTCGAGTTCGAGCGTCCGAAGTCATGGCTGAATTCCGGCGGACTCGGCACCATGGGCTACTCCGTGCCGGCGGCCATGGGCGCGAAGGTCGCCCAGCCCGACCGCGTGGTGTGGGCCATCGACGGCGACGGCTGCTTCCAGATGACGAACCAGGAGCTCGCGACCTGCGCGCTCAACAACATCCCGATCAAGGTCGCGATCATCAACAACTCGTCCTTAGGGATGGTCCGCCAGTGGCAGACCCTGTTCTACGACGGTCGGTACTCCAACACCGACCTCAACACCGGACACGAGACGATCCGGATCCCGGACTTCGTCAAGCTCGCCGAAGCCTACGGCTGTGAAGCGCTGCGGGTCGACCGCAACGAGGATGTCGACGCCGCGATCGAGAAGGCGCTGTCGATCAACGACCGACCCGTCGTCCTCGACTTCACGGTCCCGCCGGATGCGATGGTGTGGCCGATGGTCGCGGCAGGCGTGTCGAACGACGAGATCGAATACGCCCGCGGCATCCGCCCCGAATTCGACGGGGAGGGCGAAGAAGAGGCCGAGGCGGCGATCGCCGAGGCGGACGCGGATGAAGACGGCACGGTGCGTTCCGTGGCTCAGATCGAAGGAGGCCTGGAATGA
- a CDS encoding ABC transporter ATP-binding protein yields MRPLLRFWPDLRSRIGVYVVVLVLTLLANGIQLIVPIITGHIIDGPIAHRDLQALWLPVLAVLLIGIGEAVAMWARRMIIAPVVSEWEIRWRARLFDRLQYTSVAVHDSWESGQLLSRATNDLSQLRRFFAFGLPFLLSTPVVIVIGTIILVALQPAFGLIMIVMAVPTIVAVAIFERRYRLASRASQDAVGEIATDVEESIQGIRILKSFGRSPWAAERFGLLSTKFKNLEIRKAKLDSWFWSVLILLPTLAQVAIVGVGTWGVVAGWTTIGTVVAGVTVSMVMRMPVEMLGFLLADALMALTAAGRYWEVIDIRHDITDTGGGIVDDPDVGKYRGELSFDDVSFHFSDTDRLTLTGLDLRIDPGQTLALVGATGSGKTTLASLVPRLQDVTSGAVRIDGLDIRDLPVNELRHLVSVSFEDPILFSASVADNVVMGSPGSSEDEIWQALQISAAADFVARLPEGLDTEVGEQGLSLSGGQRQRLALARAVIGRPRILVLDDPLSAVDVDTEDRVQRALREILPDSTTLIIAHRPSTAALADVVAVLDEGRIVAQGTHEDLLESSSLYRELMGASAAGAGTTASAPGSDVSGQGSSAPGQGSAASAPESRTSGQEGGRS; encoded by the coding sequence GTGCGTCCCCTCCTTCGGTTCTGGCCCGATCTCCGCTCCCGCATCGGCGTGTACGTTGTCGTACTCGTCCTCACTCTGCTGGCCAACGGCATCCAGCTCATCGTCCCCATCATCACCGGCCACATCATCGACGGCCCGATCGCCCACCGCGACCTGCAGGCGCTCTGGCTGCCCGTACTCGCCGTGCTCCTCATCGGCATCGGCGAGGCAGTCGCGATGTGGGCGCGAAGGATGATCATCGCTCCCGTGGTCTCCGAATGGGAGATCCGCTGGCGAGCGCGCCTGTTCGACCGGCTCCAGTACACCTCGGTGGCCGTCCACGATTCATGGGAGTCCGGTCAGCTGCTCTCGCGCGCGACGAACGACCTCTCCCAGCTGCGTCGATTCTTCGCCTTCGGCCTGCCGTTCCTGCTCTCGACTCCCGTCGTCATCGTCATCGGCACGATCATCCTCGTCGCCCTGCAGCCGGCCTTCGGACTCATCATGATCGTCATGGCGGTGCCGACGATCGTCGCGGTCGCGATCTTCGAACGTCGGTACCGGCTGGCCTCCCGCGCTTCGCAGGACGCGGTCGGCGAGATCGCCACCGATGTCGAGGAGTCCATCCAGGGCATCAGGATCCTCAAGTCCTTCGGCCGCTCCCCCTGGGCCGCCGAACGCTTCGGGCTGCTGTCGACGAAGTTCAAGAACCTCGAGATCCGCAAGGCGAAGCTCGACTCATGGTTCTGGAGCGTGCTCATCCTTCTGCCCACGCTCGCCCAGGTGGCGATCGTCGGCGTCGGCACGTGGGGCGTCGTCGCCGGGTGGACGACGATCGGCACGGTCGTGGCGGGCGTGACGGTCTCGATGGTCATGCGCATGCCCGTCGAGATGCTCGGATTCCTCCTCGCCGATGCGCTCATGGCACTCACGGCGGCGGGGCGCTATTGGGAGGTCATCGACATCCGCCACGACATCACGGACACCGGCGGCGGCATCGTCGATGACCCCGATGTCGGGAAGTACCGCGGTGAGCTGAGCTTCGACGACGTCTCCTTCCACTTCTCCGACACCGATCGGCTGACGCTGACCGGCCTCGATCTGCGGATCGACCCCGGTCAGACGCTCGCCCTCGTCGGGGCCACGGGTTCGGGCAAGACGACGCTCGCCTCCCTGGTCCCCCGGCTCCAGGATGTCACGTCCGGTGCCGTGCGCATCGACGGCCTCGATATCCGCGATCTGCCGGTCAACGAGCTGCGTCACCTCGTCTCGGTCTCCTTCGAGGATCCGATCCTGTTCTCGGCCTCGGTCGCGGACAACGTCGTCATGGGTTCGCCCGGGTCGAGCGAGGACGAGATCTGGCAGGCACTGCAGATCAGTGCCGCCGCGGACTTCGTCGCACGTCTGCCCGAGGGTCTCGACACCGAGGTCGGAGAGCAGGGGCTGTCGCTGTCCGGCGGACAGCGGCAGCGCCTGGCACTCGCCCGCGCCGTCATCGGCAGGCCGCGGATCCTCGTCCTCGACGATCCGCTCTCGGCCGTCGACGTCGACACCGAGGACCGGGTGCAGCGAGCACTGCGGGAGATCCTGCCGGATTCGACGACGCTCATCATCGCCCACCGCCCCTCGACGGCGGCTCTGGCCGACGTCGTCGCGGTCCTCGACGAGGGCCGCATCGTCGCTCAGGGCACGCACGAGGATCTCCTCGAATCCTCCTCGCTCTATCGGGAGCTCATGGGAGCCAGCGCGGCAGGAGCGGGCACGACCGCCTCGGCGCCGGGATCGGACGTGTCGGGGCAAGGATCGAGCGCACCGGGTCAGGGATCGGCCGCCTCGGCGCCGGAATCACGCACATCAGGACAGGAAGGGGGACGCTCATGA